The sequence AGTGAGTCGTGTTGATGATCTGGATGGATACAAATTCTTTTTCGATGAAGACACCTGGATGATGATTCGTGCAAGTGGCACTGAGCCCGTATTGCGTGTTTACGCAGAAGCATCGAATAGAGAGATAGTAGAAGAGATTCTTGCGAGTGCAAAAAAAGTACTGTTGGGTTAGAAAAAATAACTTTCAAAATCTAAGCGGGCAATTTGTCCGCTTTTTTTATAACACTATTTTTCCTTCACAACAATATCATCCAACTGATAACTTGTAGCCCCGGCTGTAGTACTTTTGTATCTGAAAGCAATGCGGGTGCCCGAAGATTTAAAGGTGTTTAATGGCACATATCCCGAAGCCATCCAAAGGTAGTCTCCCGCGGTTGGAGAAATAGCGCAACTGCCTGTGATCGCACTCCACGTTGCAGATGCGGGATTACCTGAGGAGTAGTCGGTGCTTACCAGGATATCCAAAACAGTTCCTGAAAATTTTGCTGCTGTTTTAAAACTTACTATGGGATCTTTTGCAGAAGCAAGATTTATAGCAGGTGAAATTAACCAGTTTTCTGAATTCGTGTTACCACTGACATAACCGCTGATTCGTGCGTAGGGACTGGGAGTTAGCGATGATGTTGCTGTAAACCAATTTACGGAGCTGTTAGTTACGGAGTAAGTTATCCAACCTCCACTCGTTACTGAAAGATCATTAAAATCTTTTGCCATAAAGGTTCCGGCGTTTAAAGTCGTGCTGGGCGTCGCACAAGGAGCACCGTTCATGTTTACCTCGTTGTAATCGCGAAGTAACAATTGCATCGTAGAGTTATATTGACTAACGATAGCTATTATGGTTCCATTTCCCTTAGGCAAAGGTTTACCTGCGAAGTTGGACCGTCCGCTGGTTCTCAGCGTGACTATTTTTCCGGCTTCGCAGGCACTAAGTGTTTGAGTAATACTGGTTTTTCCAATGGCATCGGCAAATGTGGGAACAAGTGTATTTGTTTTAAATTCCAGTCCCGTTAACTCAATCAATTGCGATTGTAGCGCTGCCGAATTTGTTGGATTAGCACTGTAAGAGAAAACTTCATCCAGGGTAACATGTTTGGGGAGAACATCATTACCTGAAGATAGTTTCACGATGTTTTTTGCTACATCAACAGAATCTAAATAAATCATGGAGTTTGCCGAAATAAGATATAAATAGTTGAGATTGATTCTGATCTTGTCTCCAATGTAAAGTCCACCCGACTCTTTTAAATTTAACTGGATTGCAGAACCTGCATCGTCTCTTACAAATACCTGCTGATAGAGGTTTCCGCTTAATTCATCGGCAATAACAGTGCAATAAAGATTAGTGTCTCCGCTCCCGAATTTATAAGATGAAATAGGTCCGGTCAATCTGCTTTTTAGTTTTTGAATGCTGAGTTGTGCGCTTTCACTTACTTGTTTCAGCGGAGGGTAATCATATTCTTTTTTACAGGAATACACAATCCAAACGAGTAAAGCTAATTTCAAAAAATCAGTAAGGCGTGTTTCCATAAAATTTAAAAGTTAAAGTTTATAATAAGCATATAGGTCCTTCCAGTCATATAAACATATTTGTTGGGGAATTTAGAAATGTTCTGCTGATCCCAGCGTAATTGCTCATAGCCGCCGGTGATGACGGTTTTTGTATTTAATAAATTGTTGACGCTGATATTAAAGCCCAGATTTTTTTTCTTGTTAAGACGAAAAGATTTTGCTGCACTAAAATTTAAAGTAAAGTACGATGGAAGTTTTTCCTGGCTGATTAGTTGCTGAGCGAGTTCTCTTTCATTGGTTTGAAATTTTCCTGCTGCTTCTAAGGTTCTTCTATCAGGATTGGGTTCAATGTAAATCTCATCAAAATAATTCAGACATAAACCCGCTGACCAGAATTTTTTACCGGTATAGCGGTATCCAATAGCACTTACAAATTGAGGAGAATTTCCGAGCCTGAAATTTTTTAAATAAACCCGGCGGTTAAAATACAGTGAAGTAGAGTTATTATCCTGCCAGGCCTGTAGCTTCGGTTGGTTGGTATAGTACGATTGAGCAAAGCCAGAAACGAATTGCATACAATGTGAAGAACGAATAGTTTTTTCAATGCTTAATTCGAATCCTCTGTGTTTTTGGCTCACATTGGTCATTATCAGGTTTACTAAAGTGTTGTAAGAATCATCGTAGTAAGTACGTAGCCAGGTTTGATTGTTTATTTGTGTAGAATAAAAAGTCAACCTGATTTTTGCATTCGGATATTTCGCCAGGTAATTAATGTCGGATGAAATAACTTCTTCGTTTTTAATATCATCAACTACATCGTTTCTCACGCGTGGCGATATAAAAATATTTGTTGCTTCAGGTGCCCTTGAAAGAATATTAATATTTCCCGTTATAAAATTTCGTCCACTTAACTTATAAGTTGTTCCGGCTTTAAATCCATAATTCAGAAAATTTAATTTTTCACTTTCTCCTTTACTTGTTGTAGGAAATTTTCCGTTTGCCAGCTCTCCCGTTCGCCAGGCCTTGCTGTCAGAAATGCTGGCGGCACCATAAAAATCGATGTTGTTAAAAGAGTATTCGAGCATAGCCCAGGCTTCTATTTTATTTATGTTTACAACATAGTCGTATCCAAAACGATCGCCCGTAAAAATTTTTCTGTTCGGCTTACTAATATCATTTTGCTGAATCATAGGATCAACGCCAAGGTTTGCCGCAAACTGATCTACATCAATCCAGAAAGTAGACCCTAACAAATCTTCGGCTTCTTTGTACTTCCTGTTTTTATACATGAAACCATTTATGCCCATACTTAAAAATAAATTCTCTTTTCTTTCATTGTAAACAAAAGTAAAGCCTGAATTCCGGAGGTTTTCAATTCTATTTTCCAGAATGTATCTCGCGCGCGTGTCTGTACTATTGGGAGCGTTGCTGCTGTCTTCTGGAGCCGAATAGAGGTTTGCCTGGTTTAAAGCAATCAGTTTATCCCAGTTTATTTGTTTTGTATTCACGTCGTTTTCCCAGCTGTATGTTGCAGCATCACCGCCTGTAATATTTCCCGTGGCATAAAAGTAACCCGGCAAATATTTATAGTAATCGGGTTTAGGATTCGCGGCGGAATTAAAATTTAATCCGCTTAAACTTGATTTTCCAAAAGTTAAATATATAGTTGCCGTCACCCTGCTCCTGGTATTCGGCGTGTAAATGTGTGACAATAAAAACATGGGACGTAAATTTTTGCTGATGCATGCATTGCGCACTTTTCCATTTTGATACCCCCACAAACTATTATAAAAGTTTGTTCCGCTGAGGGTATAAGCTTCTAGGGTAGCAGCGGTCGATAATCCTTTTTCTATGGGAGCAATAAAACCTGTAAAGGAAATTAAATGTTTGTCGTTTATTTTCTTATCAAGCGAAGTATAAAAGGATCTGGCATCAAAATAGGTTCCGGGAATTAAAACTTCCTTTCCAAAACGGGTAGAAGCAGAAACGGTTAGCGCCCAGTTGTTTTTCATCAGTCCGGTAGAATGGGTGAGCATCATCCTGTGCCTGAAAATTCGGCTGGCATTTGCGTAGGAAACGCGCGTGCCTTTTTTAAAAGACGAAGCCCTTGAATCAATATTGGTGTAACCTCCGGGTCCCGAGAAACCATAGCGGTTAGCAACCGTACCAAAACGTGTCTCGGTAAAACGTGTCACATCGTTTAAACCACCCCAACTGCTCCAGGATGCAAACCCTGTTTCCGCATCAGTCACATTTACACCATTTAACATCACGGTTTGGTTCTCTCCCGAGTACCCACGCATACAGTAGCGCGCCACACCAAATTGAAAACTTGCAAACTGTGTAAAAAGATCTTTACTCGATTGCAGAAGAGACGAAACATCCTGATCATCCAAATCAGATTCGGCATCGCTTCCTCCAGTGCTAAAAACCGGTATGCTGCAGGCCGCCAGAGTGTCATGTCTGGATGTTACAATCAAGGTATCCAGTTGCGAAAAAACGCAGAGCTTACTAACCAGAAGTGCGCAGCAAAGTAGTTCTTTTTTCATAAAGGGGGAGCCGCCCAAAAATAAGCAAAGACCTAAGGTGTCAAATGTTTTTTAGACTAAGTGAGCAGGTGCATAGACGAGGATGACTAAGCTTTTACTAGGTTTAATGAATGGAATTACCTTGTATGAGAAAAATTGTTTTTGTGCTTTTTATTTGTCCGGTGTTTTTTGTATTCCCCCAGAAGCTCGACTCTACCAAGGATTACTGGATCTCTGCCATAGGATTTTGGAATGTTGAAAATCTGTATGACACCTTGAACGACAAATGGAAAAACGACGAAGACTTTACTCCTGAAGGTGTAAATCGTTGGACGGGAGAGCGCTATTGGATAAAAATTGACCATCTCGCTACAGTTATCGGCGAAATGGCAACAGATATTACTCCCGATGGACTTGCGCTTTTAGGTTTATGCGAAGTAGAGAACAAAAATGTTGTGCAGGATCTTATCAGCTCCAGTCATTTAAAAAAACGAAATTATCAATTTGTACATATCGAAGGTCCCGACATTCGTGGGGTTGATCCTGCTTTTATTTATAATCCTAAGTATTTTAAAGTGAAAAAGGCGGTTTCGTATCGTGTAAAACTTGTAACAGACTCAGCTCATAAAACACGCGACATCTTAGTTGTAAGTGGTTTTTTTTGTGGTGAAGCACTTACGGTTCTTGTGAATCACTGGCCATCGCGCAGGGGTGGAGAAATGGCAAGCAGGCCGAATAGAAATGCTGCAGCCAAAGTGGCGCGGAAGATTGCAGACAGTATCACGAAAGCAGATCCGCTTTCAAAAATTGTAATTATGGGCGATCTCAATGATGATCCCATGAATGAATGTGTAAAGAAATGCATCGGAACCTATGCAGATATTTCGGAGGCAAAAGAAGACCAGTTTTTTAATCCCATGGAAAAACCTTTCCTAAAAGGCATAGGCACATTGGCCTGGCAAGACAGTTGGAATTTATTTGATCAAATTATACTGAATAAAAATTGGCTTCCTGATGATTATGAAAGCTGGCAATATTACAAAGTTCGCATCTATAATAAAGACTATTTAAAAGCAGATCATGGAAATTTTAAAGGATATCCATTTAGAACATATAGCGGAGGCTCTTATACGGGTGGATACAGCGATCATTTTGCTTCTTACATTATTATTGCAAAGAAAGAAAGGTAAACATGTTAACAAATAACCGTGACACGGAAAGTTAAATCTTCACTTTTTGTGAAGATTTTAAAAAAAAATGAGTACATTTGTATGAGAATAAATTTGATTAAAAGACAAACCGTTAAAGATTTCGTATTAAGAAACAGCGGAAGTAAAAAAGCATTCGAAGATTGGCTCTTTAAAATAAAAGCTGCAGATTGGGAGGTTCCGGGTGATATGAAAACTACTTTTAACTCGGTAGATTTCTTAGGAAAGAATTGTCACCGTGTTGTGTTTGATATTGGAGGAAATAATTATCGTTTGATTTGTAAGTATGCTTTCGGCGATAATGAAGTTCATTTATTCATCTGCTGGATTGGAACTCACGCGCACTATGATGAGTTGTGTTCAGAGAACCGGCAGTATACAGTTAGTTTATACTAAATATTATAATATGGAAACATTAAAATACAAAGTAATTAGCTCGGAAAATCAATACAAAAACTATTGTAAGATTTTGGAGCACCTGGTTTTTTCTTCTCTAAAAACTAAATACATAAAAGATGAAATTGCTTTACTAAATGTATTGATCAAAAAATGGGATGAGGAGCACACTATATTTAATGATTTGGATCCTATCCAACTTTTAAAGTCCCTGATGAAAGATCATAAAATGAAAGCCACGCAATTAGCTAAGCTTTTAAACGTAAGTGAAGGTTTAGTCTCGGATATGTTGCACTATAAAAAAGGTCTGTCAAAAGACTCGATAAGAATTTTAGCTTCACATTTTAAATTAAGTCAGGAAGGCTTTAACAGGATCTACAAGTTAACATTAGAAGATAAATCCCGTAGATCTAAAGTTACTGTTTGACTTTCTTCCCCTTATAGATATTAGTATACATAACATGGGTAGGATGTGAATTATCAATGTACAAGCTGTCTTCACCGAAAAAGTAACCCATAAAGCGGGGAGCATCAAAATGTGTGTCATCACTCATTGTTACTTCGAGGCCGTTAATAACTAGATTGCCAGAAGTTGATGATTTTTTTACCTCCACAACCGTACTATAGGAAGTGTCGTAAATATATGCGTGATTAAGCGAGTCGTAAAACAGTTGTTTACTTCGCAACAAGCAATTATATGTTCCCGCATGGCCATCGCGAGGATCTGTATGAGCTTCTGTTTTTTCTTTGTGGCAAGAAACTAGAGTGACGAAAAAGAGAGAAACTAAAAAAAGGGATGTTTTCATGGTTTTTGGGTTTTAAGAGTGTCTTCAAATTCTATAACCAGAGTTATAGATAAATTTATGTAATAAACCTGATACTCGTGAGCTTTTAACAAAAAAACAGCAATCCGTTTAGATCAAAAATCTCATTTCCTCCTCTTGTAACATAATCCCACATTCAAAATATTGATCTTATAACCGATTCCACCTTCACCATAAATACCAATATTCTTCGAAAAGTAGTAGCGCACTGTTAGAGACATTCCAATGGCAGGAGTAAACGAAGATTTAGGTTTGGTGGAAGGAACGTCATTTATTATGTAAGACTGAAAAGCGTTGAGATGCGCCCCACCAATATAACTGGTAAAGACGTCCAGTTTCCTTCGCACAAAATAACTGTGGTGATGGGTAAAACGCACTGCGAAGAGTATGTTATAAAATGTACTTTTTACAAAATCATTATCTCTCTTGTAGTTGCGTTGCGCCAGCCAGCCTGAAACAAAAGGACCAAGGCCCCAATAGGCATTGCTTGCGTAAGGATAGAAACAATGATCTACTCCAAAGACGAAAGCAGGCGTTTTATAATAAGCTTTCACATCTGAATCAAGCAGGTTACGGTCTAAATGTCTTTTGATTGCCCCAGATCCAAGATATGTAACGGTTACTCCCTTGCCGTAAGAAAGTTTGCTGAAAATGGAATCGTGTGCGGCCGAAATCTTATGCGTAAGAAGTAGCATTAAAATTATGAATAGAGACAAGTGTGTTTTTCCGGACCGCATTTTGAATTTTGAAGATACGATTTTTGCGAGGATTTGAAATACCTGAATATGCAGCATTGTATGTTATGCCGGGCCAATTACCAAAGCCGGGCAAAAGTTCAGTGTGCCGATAGTTATCGGGATGGGCGCGCCGCGTAAGGCCGGGACCCTCAGAAGAAAAAGGTTTGCAGGTAAAGAATCATGCTTTTCTGCTTCAGGGAGAGGCGCCCCAATAAGGCAAAAAAATTACTCAAAAATCATATTAAAATTTTCCATAAAAAAAGCCCCGCATTTGCATGTGGGGCCTTTAACTCTATATTTAGAGAGAGATAATTAAGCTAAACGAACGTTAACTGCGTTTAATCCTTTTTTACCTTCCTGAACTTCAAAAACTACGTTATCATTCTCACGAATGTCTTCTTGTAATCCCGTTGCGTGTACAAAGATATCTTGTCCACCTTCTTCTTTAATAAATCCGAAACCTTTTGCTTCGTTAAAAAATTTTACTACTCCGTTTTTCATTTTGTTTTGTTTTTTGTCCTGGTTTTCAGAACGGTTATTGATTTTGTTTATTACTTGTTTGTGTCTAAAGCATTTTCTAAGCAACGCGCCTAGTTAAATGGATGAGTTGACACCACCTCAATATTTTTCTTAATTAATTTATTTATATCTTTTAAATACGTCATCTCTTCTTTTGCACAAAACGACATTGCTACTCCTGATGCGCCTGCTCTGCCTGTTCTACCGATACGGTGAACATAGGTTTCAGCCTGCTCTGGAATTTCGTAGTTAATTACGTGAGATAATTTGTCTACGTCAATTCCTCTGGATGCAATATCCGTGGCTACTAATATACGAATAGTTCTGTTCTTAAAACCTTTTAATGCTCTTTCTCTTGCACCTTGAGATTTATTTCCGTGAATGGCTGCTGCAGCAATGCCATCTTTTTCCAGATCTTTTACCACTTTATCA is a genomic window of Sphingobacteriaceae bacterium containing:
- a CDS encoding endonuclease, with product MRKIVFVLFICPVFFVFPQKLDSTKDYWISAIGFWNVENLYDTLNDKWKNDEDFTPEGVNRWTGERYWIKIDHLATVIGEMATDITPDGLALLGLCEVENKNVVQDLISSSHLKKRNYQFVHIEGPDIRGVDPAFIYNPKYFKVKKAVSYRVKLVTDSAHKTRDILVVSGFFCGEALTVLVNHWPSRRGGEMASRPNRNAAAKVARKIADSITKADPLSKIVIMGDLNDDPMNECVKKCIGTYADISEAKEDQFFNPMEKPFLKGIGTLAWQDSWNLFDQIILNKNWLPDDYESWQYYKVRIYNKDYLKADHGNFKGYPFRTYSGGSYTGGYSDHFASYIIIAKKER
- a CDS encoding transcriptional regulator, which gives rise to METLKYKVISSENQYKNYCKILEHLVFSSLKTKYIKDEIALLNVLIKKWDEEHTIFNDLDPIQLLKSLMKDHKMKATQLAKLLNVSEGLVSDMLHYKKGLSKDSIRILASHFKLSQEGFNRIYKLTLEDKSRRSKVTV
- a CDS encoding cold-shock protein yields the protein MKNGVVKFFNEAKGFGFIKEEGGQDIFVHATGLQEDIRENDNVVFEVQEGKKGLNAVNVRLA